From the genome of Salvia splendens isolate huo1 chromosome 7, SspV2, whole genome shotgun sequence:
ATTTTCTTCTGACTTTACAAATTAATCCAATTTGCTTTCGTGCTTAAGTTTGCTTATTGATTGAATTTCGCGATGCCGATAGTTTGCTTTGTATATCCTGTATTTGTGTATATTAATTATGTTTGTGATTCTTGTCGTACTTGATTGCTGAGTTGCAATTTGTTATGGTGTAGCTTTCCTGGAAAACCTGTTGGAGTAAGTATCGGAGGTCAAGCTGCAGTGTCAGCTGTTGAAGCGAAGGTAGCTGCTTCACCTTTGTTTCGTTTGCCGATCTCCATGAAAATGGACTACTTGTTTCCATGTTATTTAATTTACGGGTCGATTGATTGGGGAAGATGAGGCAAAACATGATAACAACACACATTTGAGTAATCTCCTAACAAACGGTTGTGCAAAGTATGGACTTTTTGCAATCCTGAACTCAATGCAGCGAGAAGTTGTTTGATTATAGGATGTTTTGGGGATTGTTACTTATGGCCATGGATGAACTATAGTtctgtattgatatttttcctTTTCCCAAGACATTGTAGGTAGCCCTGGTTATTGGAATTGGTATTGTCCCACAACATGGTTTACCTTTTTGGGGCCTGCTTATATTTTATAGATAGCCCTGGCTCAGTATACTAGAGGCTTAATTGTTTGGAAGATTCATTCTTAGGCCTAATGCCTTTGTACTGTTTATTTTTGTGGTGTGTATTGGAGTAGATAAAAACTGATATGTAAAATCCATTTCATCCAGGAGGATGCTGCCGATGATGATGACGATCTTGATTTATTTGGCGATGAGACTGAGGAGGAAAAGAAGGCTGCCGAAGCAAGAGAAGCTGCCAAGGCGCCTGCTAAGAAGAAAGAAAGTGAGTCTATGGCATCTTAATCTCACAGTGTTTGCTTTTTAAGTCATTATCTGCGCATATGGCTGCCATTATCATTTCAAAAATTGATGCAGCCTTTTACAACACATGACCAAGAGTTATTTCGAGATCATAATGTATAGATCAATTGATCCCATATGATTGTATCCATATGTTAGAATATCTGTTTCCACACGTTTCTACATGTCTACACTGTTTCATTGTGATTCTAAGTTGTCCTGGTTGTCTTCATCTTGCAGGTGGCAAGTCATCTGTTCTCATGGATATTAAGCCCTGGGATGATGAGACCGACATGAAGAAGCTTGAAGAGAGTGTTCGAAGCGTTGAGTTGCCAGGACTCTTATGGGGAGCATGTATGATTTCTCTTCTGTTTTTGGCATCCTTTCTCTTCCTACATACTTTTATGTATTACTCCTTACTACATTGCACTAGTTATCATTTATGCATTTGGTGCTTTACTTAACTCAGTCTATAACTTCTCCATGCAGCCAAATTGGTTGCAGTTGGTTATGGAATTAAGAAGCTCCAAATCATGCTTACCATTGTTGACGATCTTGTCTCCGTTGACACTATGATAGAGGAGGTACTCACCGTGGAACCTCACAACGAATACATCCAAAGTTGCGACATTGTTGCCTTCAACAAGATTTAAAGTTGCGATGTCTGAGCCTTTGTCCGGCTATAATTTTGTCATTCACTAGAACTTTTGCTTGTTTTGGTTTATACCACCTTTATTGTTACCAAGGGAAGAGGAATGGATGTTAATTACACCGTTTGCGGATTTGATTTGGTGGTGTTTGATGAAATTTGCTGTTTTTATAACCTTTGGCGGCGTTTGATGAAAGTTACTGTTTTTACTAGTCATGGAGTACTATACAACTTAAAACACTACTGATGTTAAATTAATACAGTACTATTTCtgttattaaaattttttataagAATGATGGTTATGAGTTAACGAATGTTGTTAGGTTTTAGGAAAAACTTTAAACTGCATTTTTTGCTAATAACCACGTTCACtgatataatttaaaatcaacTATACATTAAAGTGCTGTTgcatcattttttttctaataacaAGCATCTAGGTCTTCATCTCCTACAAGAAGGGGGGTAACATTTGTACATACTACAGTAGCAAAGTAGGGATGAAATGCAGGCCAATTCTACCCTAAATTGTATAGGCTCCACTCAAAAACTTTGTTCGCATAGAGTATTAGAACGAAGAAGTTCTTCGCAGCTGAAACCTTAGTGTGCAGGCCTCACATGTGGTTATCTGTTCGAATTCCTGCAACACAAAAGTCAACAAAACAAAACTAAGTGCGCCAGTGTAGGCATCAATTTAAGATAAAGATAGTGTTTAAATTAAAGGAATATGGAACAAAAACACCAAGCAAGTTTTCAACATAAAGGTATGTTTGAGGTTTGTTTATTGGCGAATCTAGTGCAATACTTAAAAGTTCATAACAAATAGACATCAAGTAGCATGAGAAATTTACACAGCTAAAGTGCAAGGAATTCAAAATCTCGACATAGTTTTTCCATTATTCATAGTGGAAGCGTatcaataaagaaaaaaagggagaTATTCAAGCTGCAGAATATAGCCAAATAGCTGCTAGTGTGGTGTTAAAAGCATGAATCGTGATGGCTTAACTTGAAAGAACATAGCTGATGAGTTATGTACGGAGGAGGAACAGAGATATTGGAGCATCCACAGTAAAAGTTGAGTTGAAGAACAAGAAGCTTTTAGCTCATTTTGTATGGTTTAAAACAAGCTGCTGGCAGAGAACAATACAGAACTGGCACATTGTTCATGTAAGAAATATGCTGCGAACTCCTTGACGTGCTTTCCATTCGAGAAGTGAAGGAATAACAAACTAATAGGACTAGTTCTACGAGAGACACCAAGTGCATATCAGCCAATCAGCAAGCTAACTTTTTTGTATGAGCCACAAAATACAGAACAAGAACTTTGTTCTGATAAGAAAGAGACTATGCTGCTCTTTACTATGAAGTTGCTAATTTGTAGTGGATCAATGTCACATGAAAAGTATCCTTACGGGATATCACAGTTGACAGTATAGCTGTCGAACGAACCCCATTTGTTTTCACACCAAGACAATCTAAAGGTAGAATAAGCTAACAAGGGTAGTTACATGAGA
Proteins encoded in this window:
- the LOC121741274 gene encoding elongation factor 1-beta 2-like isoform X2; translated protein: MAVTFADLHTEAGLKALDAFLSGKSYISGQLTKDDVRVYASVSGKPSADLYPNASKWYEAVSAKLASSFPGKPVGVSIGGQAAVSAVEAKEDAADDDDDLDLFGDETEEEKKAAEAREAAKAPAKKKESGKSSVLMDIKPWDDETDMKKLEESVRSVELPGLLWGASKLVAVGYGIKKLQIMLTIVDDLVSVDTMIEEVLTVEPHNEYIQSCDIVAFNKI
- the LOC121741274 gene encoding elongation factor 1-beta 2-like isoform X1; its protein translation is MAVTFADLHTEAGLKALDAFLSGKSYISGSQLTKDDVRVYASVSGKPSADLYPNASKWYEAVSAKLASSFPGKPVGVSIGGQAAVSAVEAKEDAADDDDDLDLFGDETEEEKKAAEAREAAKAPAKKKESGKSSVLMDIKPWDDETDMKKLEESVRSVELPGLLWGASKLVAVGYGIKKLQIMLTIVDDLVSVDTMIEEVLTVEPHNEYIQSCDIVAFNKI